From a single Maylandia zebra isolate NMK-2024a linkage group LG3, Mzebra_GT3a, whole genome shotgun sequence genomic region:
- the LOC101478223 gene encoding H-2 class II histocompatibility antigen, E-S beta chain, translating into MNTHKFVLCVAFSLLSPVLTDEDFYQNLMMEYNSTRGNWTGFTAYSIEAAKWWNRDPFDALTRKIERKLLCTDMLDAIQSVDNLTTIPTVKLKSLKRPNGEHASTLVCSAYNFYPKQIRMRWMRNGKEVTTDVNYSDVMPNGDWCYQTHSHLKYIPTSAEKIACMVEHLGLSEPMFVVWDPSLPVEQQTQIAVGLCGLVIGFVIAISGIIYYITVCQRQVFIPVESPPEAGAT; encoded by the exons ATGAACACTCATAAGTTTGTCCTGTGTGTGGCTTTCTCTCTTTTAAGTCCAG ttcTCACAGATGAAGACTTTTACCAA aacTTGATGATGGAGTACAACAGCACAAGAGGCAACTGGACGGGATTCACAGCGTATTCAATTGAAGCAGCAAAATGGTGGAACAGGGATCCCTTTGATGCACTAACAAGAAAGATCGAAAGGAAACTGTTGTGTACGGACATGTTAGATGCCATCCAATCCGTAG ATAATCTGACAACTATACCCACCGTCAAACTAAAATCCTTGAAAAGGCCTAATGGCGAGCACGCATCTACGCTTGTGTGCAGTGCCTACAACTTTTATCCAAAACAAATCAGAATGAGGTGGATGAGGAACGGCAAGGAGGTGACCACAGATGTCAATTACTCTGACGTGATGCCAAATGGTGACTGGTGCTACCAGACTCATTCTCACCTGAAGTACATCCCAACTTCAGCAGAAAAAATTGCCTGCATGGTCGAACACCTTGGTCTCTCCGAGCCGATGTTTGTGGTCTGGG ACCCCTCCCTCCCAGTGGAACAACAAACTCAGATAGCTGTTGGACTGTGTGGACTGGTGATTGGATTTGTTATTGCAATATCTGGAATCATCTACTACATCACTGTGTGTCAAA